The Akkermansia muciniphila genome contains a region encoding:
- a CDS encoding phytoene/squalene synthase family protein — MTQAQTITSKAKSNLAFALIDLPEEERRHMAEFYAFCRTVDDIVDEPGMTPRERHDALNRWIDVINGGEGLELTELEEDIIALIQDLELDTTPMLHLIEGCRSDICQQQPLNRDELLDYTYCVACCVGLTSARIMGAGEASYPYAIALGHALQMVNIIRDVAEDCNKSNRIYLPREDMDRFGYSLEDLRARVYSPQLRELLQYEADLAEKFFTEAEEEYNRLSTEDKAALVPAQAMALIYHTILDKMKAGGFRVFDIRYHVNTFHKLWLLFRIKLDIDPQSYYDKSKAYYDKLVGFLSKPIRKDEK, encoded by the coding sequence CACCAGCAAGGCCAAATCCAACCTGGCCTTCGCTCTCATTGACCTTCCTGAAGAAGAACGCCGCCATATGGCGGAATTTTACGCCTTCTGCCGCACTGTGGACGACATCGTGGACGAACCGGGCATGACGCCCCGTGAACGCCATGACGCCCTGAACCGCTGGATAGATGTCATCAACGGAGGGGAAGGCCTGGAACTGACGGAGCTGGAGGAAGACATCATCGCCCTGATCCAGGACCTGGAGCTGGACACCACCCCCATGCTGCACCTGATTGAAGGCTGCCGTTCCGACATCTGCCAGCAGCAGCCCCTGAACCGCGACGAATTGCTGGACTATACCTATTGCGTGGCCTGCTGCGTGGGCCTCACCTCCGCCCGCATCATGGGCGCGGGGGAAGCCTCCTACCCGTACGCCATCGCCCTGGGACATGCCCTCCAGATGGTGAACATCATCCGGGACGTGGCGGAAGACTGCAACAAATCCAACCGCATCTACCTGCCCAGGGAGGACATGGACCGCTTCGGCTATTCCCTGGAAGACCTGCGCGCCCGGGTGTACTCCCCCCAGCTCCGGGAACTGCTGCAATATGAAGCGGACCTGGCGGAAAAGTTTTTTACGGAAGCGGAGGAGGAATACAACCGCCTCAGCACGGAGGACAAGGCGGCGCTCGTTCCCGCCCAGGCCATGGCGCTCATTTACCACACCATCCTGGACAAGATGAAGGCGGGCGGCTTCCGCGTCTTTGACATCCGCTACCACGTCAATACCTTCCACAAGCTCTGGCTTCTGTTCCGCATCAAGCTGGACATTGACCCCCAATCCTATTACGACAAGTCCAAGGCGTACTATGACAAGCTCGTGGGCTTCCTCTCCAAGCCTATCAGGAAGGATGAGAAATAG